One Pyrofollis japonicus DNA window includes the following coding sequences:
- a CDS encoding DNA topoisomerase VI subunit B gives MSKVQETVREKYRSMTPSQFFYEHREIAGFGSPSRALYQTIRELVENALDATDVYGIKPRIMVVIERLEDNPDHYRITVEDNGIGINPKYVPQAFGQVLFSSKYKLRQARGRFGLGAKMAILYGQIKTGKPVEVYTSPIGFSKIYYYKLKIDIEHNRPIILSYAEHENKALWHGTRISVVIEGDWSRARSRVYEYIKRTAIATPYADIIFIDPEGNMVTYKHSIDKMPRPPREVKPHPHGVDIEQLKRLIKDVQANSMLEFLVSAFQGVGRKTAEAFLKWAKIDPNLNPQKLSDSFLSELARKLREYPKFRPPSADSLSPFGPEIIEAGLRAILKPEFVVAVSRRPKAYEGHPFIIEVGIAYGGEIPPANEPLLLRYANKIPLLYDEKSDVAWKVVDPRNFNWKDYMVVFPAPIAVLTHIASTKVPYKGVGKESVADVPEIEHELRNALREAARKLRLYLMQKRREEEAKRRVITFVKYTPEVAKSLATILKDVDEKTVQEMLLTAMKRRLRLEDEDFVKLVEGLEVSIEE, from the coding sequence ATGAGCAAGGTACAGGAAACGGTAAGAGAAAAATATCGCAGTATGACGCCATCGCAGTTCTTCTATGAACACAGGGAGATAGCTGGATTCGGAAGCCCATCAAGGGCGCTGTATCAGACAATTAGAGAACTTGTTGAAAATGCTCTTGACGCTACAGATGTTTATGGAATAAAGCCGCGAATAATGGTTGTTATTGAAAGGCTTGAGGATAATCCTGACCATTATAGGATAACGGTAGAGGATAATGGTATAGGGATAAACCCTAAGTATGTGCCACAAGCGTTCGGCCAAGTTCTTTTCAGTTCTAAGTATAAGCTCAGACAGGCGAGAGGCAGATTTGGACTCGGTGCAAAAATGGCCATACTCTACGGTCAGATAAAGACTGGTAAGCCCGTAGAGGTTTATACGTCTCCAATAGGCTTCTCAAAGATATATTATTATAAACTCAAAATAGATATAGAGCATAATCGGCCAATAATATTGAGCTATGCCGAGCATGAGAATAAGGCACTATGGCATGGTACACGGATAAGCGTCGTTATAGAAGGTGACTGGTCAAGGGCCCGAAGCAGAGTATATGAGTACATAAAGAGGACAGCAATAGCTACACCCTATGCAGACATAATATTCATAGACCCTGAAGGTAACATGGTTACGTATAAACATTCTATAGACAAGATGCCACGTCCACCGAGAGAAGTAAAGCCCCATCCCCATGGTGTAGATATAGAACAATTAAAGCGATTAATAAAAGATGTACAAGCTAATTCAATGCTTGAATTCCTCGTTTCAGCATTTCAGGGAGTTGGGAGGAAAACCGCAGAGGCCTTCCTCAAATGGGCTAAAATAGATCCCAATTTGAATCCTCAGAAGCTTAGTGATAGTTTCCTAAGCGAATTGGCTCGTAAACTAAGAGAATACCCCAAGTTCCGCCCTCCTTCAGCAGACTCACTATCTCCATTTGGCCCAGAAATAATAGAGGCGGGTCTTCGAGCAATTCTTAAACCTGAATTTGTTGTAGCAGTTTCACGTCGCCCTAAGGCCTATGAAGGCCACCCCTTTATAATAGAAGTAGGTATAGCTTATGGCGGGGAAATACCGCCCGCAAACGAACCTTTACTTTTACGCTATGCTAATAAAATACCTTTACTATATGATGAAAAATCCGATGTCGCATGGAAAGTTGTTGACCCACGTAACTTCAACTGGAAAGATTACATGGTAGTATTTCCTGCTCCGATAGCAGTATTAACACATATCGCAAGTACAAAGGTTCCGTATAAAGGTGTTGGTAAAGAAAGTGTAGCTGATGTACCCGAAATAGAGCATGAATTACGTAATGCACTAAGGGAAGCAGCACGTAAGCTTCGTTTATACTTGATGCAGAAGAGACGTGAAGAAGAGGCAAAAAGAAGAGTTATTACATTTGTTAAATACACACCAGAAGTTGCAAAAAGCCTTGCAACTATATTGAAAGATGTGGACGAGAAAACAGTGCAAGAGATGCTGCTAACTGCTATGAAGAGGCGCTTAAGGCTTGAAGATGAAGACTTTGTAAAACTTGTTGAGGGGCTGGAGGTTAGTATAGAAGAGTAA
- the glmS gene encoding glutamine--fructose-6-phosphate transaminase (isomerizing): MCGIVGVTADPDQIPTVTPMLIQGLKRLEYRGYDSAGFAIIECGSTELKIFKDKGKIDEVVSKYGVSKFCAVSGIAHTRWATHGEPNRDNAHPHTDCKQKIAVVHNGIIKNFAELREWLESNGHVFKSETDTEVVAHLLEHFVSKGLSMLDSLRRALSMIEGAYALAIVYREEPSRIYFARNVSPLLIGVGLGFNMVSSDIPSMLQYTRKVIVLEDGEYGYIEPYKVYIEKEGRLVDWRRRVVTIMWSLEDAEKGGYPHYMLKEIMEQPRALYETYTGLRSSAEISDAAELIASSDKIFITGAGTSFHAALVFAYYLARFAKRAVMPFIASEYITYSGLAERDSVLIVVSQSGETIDSLQALRAFKRNGSKIIAVSNVIGSTIPRESNIAVYTRAGPEIGVAATKTFLTQVLALTALALRTANLEGSLNDSEYAEYFDRLANASKVAAQAIQSASKTIERLAVKLKESKSMYILGRGLGVPLAYEGALKIKEVSYIHAEAYPAGESKHGPIALIEPGFPVIFLGTPPVGELHEKIQGNVMEMKARGAATILLAVKGYEGVKGVDVLINVGEADEILAPYALMPPLQLLAYRLATALGRDPDKPRNLAKTVTVE, translated from the coding sequence ATGTGCGGAATCGTCGGAGTAACTGCCGATCCGGATCAGATACCTACAGTGACACCAATGCTTATTCAAGGCCTTAAAAGACTAGAGTACAGAGGCTACGATAGTGCTGGCTTCGCTATAATAGAGTGTGGCTCAACCGAGCTGAAAATTTTCAAAGACAAGGGCAAAATAGATGAAGTAGTATCTAAATATGGGGTTTCGAAGTTTTGTGCCGTTTCCGGGATAGCACATACACGCTGGGCTACACATGGCGAGCCTAATAGGGATAATGCGCATCCGCATACTGATTGCAAGCAGAAGATTGCCGTAGTGCATAATGGGATTATAAAGAACTTTGCAGAACTACGGGAATGGCTAGAAAGTAATGGACACGTGTTTAAAAGTGAGACCGATACTGAGGTAGTAGCGCATCTATTAGAACACTTTGTTTCTAAAGGATTATCTATGCTTGATAGCCTAAGAAGAGCATTATCAATGATTGAGGGGGCCTATGCATTAGCAATAGTGTACCGTGAAGAGCCTTCTAGAATATATTTTGCCAGAAATGTGAGTCCTCTCCTGATAGGAGTAGGACTTGGGTTTAACATGGTTTCAAGCGATATTCCTTCAATGCTTCAATATACTCGAAAAGTAATTGTCTTAGAAGACGGCGAATACGGCTACATAGAACCCTATAAAGTATATATCGAAAAAGAGGGCAGACTAGTTGACTGGCGAAGGCGCGTTGTAACAATAATGTGGAGCCTTGAGGATGCTGAGAAGGGTGGTTATCCGCACTACATGTTAAAAGAGATCATGGAACAACCACGTGCATTATACGAAACGTATACTGGGCTTCGTTCAAGTGCAGAGATAAGTGATGCTGCCGAGTTGATAGCTAGCTCTGATAAAATCTTCATTACAGGAGCTGGGACAAGTTTTCACGCAGCACTTGTTTTCGCATATTATCTAGCGAGGTTTGCAAAGCGAGCCGTTATGCCATTCATTGCCAGCGAATATATTACCTATAGTGGACTTGCTGAAAGAGATTCTGTGCTTATAGTTGTTAGCCAGAGCGGTGAAACGATTGATAGCTTACAAGCACTCCGAGCGTTTAAAAGAAATGGTTCAAAAATTATAGCAGTATCAAACGTGATCGGTAGCACTATTCCTAGAGAGTCTAACATTGCAGTATATACTAGAGCTGGCCCCGAAATAGGCGTAGCTGCAACCAAGACGTTCCTAACACAAGTATTAGCATTAACCGCACTTGCACTAAGAACGGCAAATTTGGAGGGGAGCCTAAATGACAGCGAATATGCAGAATATTTTGATAGATTAGCGAACGCTAGTAAAGTAGCTGCACAAGCTATACAGAGTGCATCAAAAACAATAGAACGACTTGCTGTTAAACTAAAGGAGAGTAAAAGTATGTATATTCTTGGCCGTGGACTCGGCGTGCCTTTAGCCTATGAAGGTGCTTTAAAAATAAAAGAGGTAAGCTATATTCACGCAGAGGCTTATCCAGCAGGAGAGAGCAAACATGGACCCATCGCTCTTATAGAGCCTGGTTTTCCGGTTATATTTCTTGGTACACCTCCAGTAGGCGAACTCCACGAGAAAATCCAGGGAAATGTAATGGAGATGAAAGCTAGAGGGGCTGCAACAATACTCTTAGCAGTTAAGGGATACGAGGGAGTAAAGGGAGTCGATGTCCTCATAAATGTTGGCGAGGCTGATGAAATCTTAGCACCGTATGCCCTAATGCCGCCTTTACAATTATTAGCATATAGGCTGGCAACTGCGCTTGGAAGAGACCCTGATAAGCCGAGAAACCTTGCAAAAACAGTTACAGTTGAATAA
- a CDS encoding DNA topoisomerase IV subunit A, with amino-acid sequence MSIEDYVDKADIEARKRALQVFRERFREILEQIKRGDNPTIVLPKRTLANTIYDEKRKLLLLGPEKLSRSFFDLHESKKFMQTMLMARIIYEALERNEYPTIRDLYYRGKHTIVYREPGGRKHEENTWDEQRESDAVIRDIEVFTGLLREEMLILSKEKGKVVGNMRIRSGGDVIDLSKMGHGAYAIEPTPDLIEFVDVDAEYVLVVEKDAVFQQLHRIGFWKKHKAILITSAGQPDRATRRFVRRLNEELGLPVYILTDADPYGWYIYSVFKIGSITLSYESERLATPAARFIGVSMTDIFGYRRKKPYLTEQERRNYIIKAKDADIKRAYELRNYKWFQTKKWQIEIDIFLERKAKLEIEALTSKGLRFLADKYLPEKIETGDWIE; translated from the coding sequence ATGTCAATAGAGGACTATGTTGATAAGGCGGATATTGAGGCGCGTAAGAGAGCTCTGCAAGTATTTCGTGAACGATTTAGAGAGATTCTAGAACAAATAAAAAGAGGCGATAACCCAACTATAGTTTTACCTAAGCGCACACTAGCTAACACAATATATGACGAGAAACGAAAGCTATTGCTTCTTGGTCCCGAGAAACTAAGCAGAAGCTTCTTCGATCTTCACGAATCAAAGAAATTCATGCAAACAATGCTAATGGCTAGAATAATCTACGAAGCTCTTGAGAGGAACGAGTACCCAACAATCCGTGACCTCTATTATCGTGGTAAACACACAATAGTCTACAGAGAGCCAGGCGGGCGCAAACACGAGGAAAACACTTGGGATGAACAGCGTGAATCAGACGCCGTCATTAGAGACATTGAGGTATTTACGGGACTACTCAGAGAGGAAATGCTCATACTTAGCAAGGAGAAGGGCAAAGTCGTAGGCAATATGAGGATTAGAAGTGGAGGAGACGTTATCGATCTCAGCAAGATGGGGCATGGAGCTTATGCAATTGAGCCAACACCCGACCTAATAGAATTCGTCGATGTTGATGCAGAGTATGTCCTGGTTGTAGAGAAAGATGCAGTATTTCAGCAACTTCATAGGATAGGTTTCTGGAAGAAACATAAAGCAATACTGATAACAAGCGCCGGGCAACCGGATAGAGCCACACGCCGATTTGTGCGCAGGCTAAACGAAGAACTAGGGCTTCCAGTATACATCTTAACCGATGCTGACCCATACGGATGGTACATTTATAGCGTGTTCAAAATAGGCTCAATAACACTGAGCTATGAAAGTGAGCGTCTTGCGACCCCTGCCGCGCGCTTTATAGGAGTCAGCATGACAGATATCTTTGGATATAGACGCAAAAAGCCATATCTAACAGAGCAAGAAAGAAGAAACTACATAATAAAGGCAAAAGACGCTGACATAAAGAGGGCCTACGAATTACGAAACTACAAGTGGTTCCAGACAAAGAAGTGGCAAATAGAAATAGACATATTCCTCGAAAGAAAAGCAAAACTCGAAATAGAAGCATTAACTAGCAAAGGTCTCCGATTCCTAGCTGACAAGTACTTGCCAGAGAAAATAGAGACAGGAGATTGGATAGAATAG
- a CDS encoding threonine--tRNA ligase translates to MKVLLIHAKEFYYRARSKAISDAEPLSEAPESLHLSNALIAFTTVEDVDAQAPKDVAKKAALDIDELARQLKVENVLIYPYAHLSSKLAPPHIALNVLKLLQDELEAISERAYNVYRAPFGWYKEFKVHCLGHPLSELSRSYTPQAIVRPKVEKRYYILTPEGEVYDPQDYLSRASKELQILIEKEALGKEIGEVKNPVNEVCSKFGFEWEPMGDYGHMRYEPHASLIVDAVSEYAWALARSLGIPVLKVRGTNMFDLASKPVYEHAQLYGDRLYELWTDRKHLVLRYAACHQQFAMLKDYVLSYKDLPLGMFEVADSYRLEQSGEVTLCFRLRRFYMPDLHILTKDIEEAVKISEKLQEVIHREARKLGQEYYAVYNVTEDFWEQKRDMLLELIRRDGKPALITLYPAGIYYWVVNVEYHIIDSAGRPREIATYQFDIGNAKRFGIKYVDENNEERYPVIIHTALIGSVERYIYMVFDSAIKAEKRGETPYIPTWLSPIQVRLIPLNPKENEQMSYAEKVADLLEENMIRVDIDDRDISLGRRIRDAAREWIPYIAVIGERELKTGTLNVTIRKTNDRITMKPEDLVQKLLEEIKGYPRAQPTLPRYVSKRPSLVYLEKKIAV, encoded by the coding sequence TTGAAGGTGTTACTCATCCATGCCAAAGAGTTCTACTATAGAGCACGTTCTAAAGCAATCTCTGATGCCGAGCCACTGAGTGAAGCTCCAGAATCGCTCCACCTCTCAAATGCCCTAATAGCATTTACAACAGTAGAAGACGTTGACGCACAAGCACCTAAAGATGTGGCAAAAAAAGCCGCACTGGATATTGACGAGCTTGCACGGCAATTAAAGGTTGAAAATGTTCTTATATACCCTTACGCGCATCTCTCCAGCAAGCTCGCACCACCTCACATTGCGCTGAATGTACTCAAATTACTCCAAGATGAGCTCGAGGCTATTAGTGAGCGGGCGTACAATGTGTATAGAGCGCCTTTTGGCTGGTACAAGGAGTTTAAAGTACACTGCCTTGGACACCCCTTGTCAGAGCTTTCAAGATCATATACTCCTCAGGCAATAGTGAGGCCAAAGGTGGAGAAAAGATACTATATATTGACTCCGGAGGGCGAAGTTTACGACCCACAAGACTATCTGAGCAGAGCTAGCAAGGAGCTACAAATACTCATAGAGAAGGAGGCCTTAGGTAAGGAGATTGGCGAGGTTAAGAACCCGGTTAATGAGGTCTGTTCAAAGTTTGGTTTTGAATGGGAACCTATGGGAGATTATGGCCATATGCGTTACGAGCCTCATGCATCTCTAATAGTGGACGCGGTATCTGAATACGCATGGGCACTTGCGAGAAGCCTTGGAATACCGGTGCTTAAAGTACGTGGAACAAACATGTTTGATCTAGCATCAAAGCCTGTTTACGAGCACGCACAGCTATATGGAGACCGCTTATACGAGCTATGGACCGATAGAAAGCACCTTGTCCTAAGATACGCTGCTTGTCATCAACAATTTGCAATGCTAAAAGACTATGTCCTTAGCTACAAGGACTTACCCCTAGGAATGTTTGAGGTCGCAGACAGTTACAGGCTCGAGCAAAGCGGTGAAGTAACTCTTTGCTTTAGGCTGAGAAGGTTTTACATGCCAGACCTGCATATCTTAACAAAAGACATTGAAGAAGCTGTAAAGATTAGCGAAAAATTACAAGAAGTCATACACAGAGAAGCAAGGAAACTTGGACAAGAATACTATGCTGTATACAATGTTACGGAAGACTTCTGGGAGCAAAAACGTGACATGCTCTTAGAACTTATAAGAAGGGATGGGAAGCCGGCACTCATAACCCTGTACCCTGCCGGCATATACTACTGGGTAGTCAATGTAGAGTATCACATAATCGATTCAGCTGGTAGGCCTAGAGAAATAGCAACTTACCAATTTGATATAGGTAATGCAAAACGCTTTGGAATAAAATATGTTGACGAAAACAACGAAGAAAGATATCCGGTCATAATTCATACTGCGTTAATAGGTTCCGTTGAGCGCTACATCTACATGGTATTCGACTCTGCGATCAAGGCGGAGAAACGAGGAGAGACACCCTACATACCAACATGGCTTTCTCCTATCCAGGTTAGGCTAATACCCCTTAACCCGAAGGAAAATGAGCAAATGAGCTATGCAGAAAAGGTTGCAGACCTTCTTGAAGAAAACATGATTCGCGTAGATATAGATGATAGGGATATAAGCCTTGGGCGACGCATACGCGATGCTGCACGTGAATGGATTCCCTATATCGCAGTAATCGGTGAAAGAGAGCTAAAAACAGGCACGCTAAATGTTACAATACGAAAGACTAACGATAGAATTACAATGAAGCCCGAAGACCTTGTTCAGAAGCTACTTGAAGAAATTAAGGGCTATCCACGTGCCCAGCCAACACTTCCGCGATATGTATCAAAAAGACCGAGCCTAGTATACTTAGAAAAGAAAATTGCTGTCTAA
- a CDS encoding ASCH domain-containing protein: protein MTENQKKEVKQRFLGRHLMVKGEYVGDILSGKKRATIRLGRVRVKYDELIIHGGGRPVAKVRVTNVAYKKVRDLTDEDARKDGFSNLNELLDALRKAYGEINPDDIVTVIEFEVIQDLSSLEPQDPYLGLQPADIARLALRYLQDSLSEEERKILRDLTITNSIRTTAVRLFGSIERRWRVRRVLRKSLEELVRRGLIKPREQFTGVRELRNKDKRKNRGKR, encoded by the coding sequence GTGACCGAGAATCAGAAGAAGGAGGTAAAACAGAGATTTCTTGGACGCCATCTCATGGTTAAAGGAGAGTATGTAGGCGATATCCTTTCCGGTAAGAAGAGGGCGACGATTAGGCTTGGAAGAGTACGTGTAAAATACGATGAATTAATAATCCATGGAGGGGGAAGACCCGTTGCCAAGGTAAGGGTCACTAATGTTGCATACAAGAAAGTTAGAGATCTCACTGACGAAGATGCCAGAAAAGATGGGTTTAGTAATCTTAATGAGTTACTAGATGCACTTAGGAAAGCTTATGGGGAAATAAATCCCGACGACATAGTAACCGTTATTGAGTTTGAAGTTATACAAGATCTTAGTTCCTTAGAGCCCCAAGACCCGTATCTAGGCTTACAGCCAGCCGATATAGCTCGTTTAGCACTACGATATTTACAAGATAGTTTGAGCGAAGAAGAAAGAAAAATATTGCGTGATCTAACTATTACAAATAGCATTCGCACTACAGCTGTGAGATTATTCGGTAGCATCGAAAGGCGCTGGCGAGTGAGAAGAGTTCTTAGAAAAAGCCTTGAAGAACTGGTAAGAAGAGGACTAATTAAGCCCAGGGAGCAATTCACAGGGGTTAGGGAGTTAAGAAACAAAGACAAACGCAAGAATAGAGGAAAAAGGTGA
- a CDS encoding HIT family protein, which produces MEPNINLLFAPWRFTYIKSISEGKEKTCVFCDAPRKSDEEALILYRGKKSYVIMNLYPYNTGHVMVVPYRHVSSVHELSDDEALEMFKLIKLSIKALKEVLNPHGFNIGINIGRVAGAGIDKHVHIHIVPRWNGDVNFMPVIGGVKVISQDVRETYKMLKPVFIKLAQDVI; this is translated from the coding sequence ATGGAGCCCAATATCAACCTACTTTTCGCTCCTTGGAGATTTACATATATTAAGTCAATCTCGGAGGGAAAAGAAAAAACATGTGTATTCTGTGACGCACCCAGAAAAAGTGATGAAGAGGCCCTTATTCTTTATCGGGGCAAAAAGAGCTATGTAATAATGAACCTATATCCGTATAACACTGGTCACGTAATGGTTGTTCCATACCGTCATGTCTCTAGTGTCCATGAACTAAGTGATGACGAAGCCTTGGAAATGTTTAAGCTAATCAAGCTCTCTATTAAGGCCTTAAAAGAGGTACTAAATCCTCACGGTTTCAACATCGGAATAAACATAGGTAGGGTTGCGGGAGCTGGAATAGACAAACATGTCCATATACACATCGTTCCCCGGTGGAATGGTGATGTAAATTTCATGCCCGTAATCGGCGGCGTAAAAGTTATTTCACAAGACGTTAGAGAAACCTACAAGATGCTCAAACCAGTATTCATAAAACTGGCTCAAGATGTTATTTAA
- a CDS encoding A24 family peptidase C-terminal domain-containing protein, with amino-acid sequence MNIASILAAMVLAVLSVYDIKFRELPPKLVASSILLLGLLRLIEGFGLDRRVLAVYVIFDIFILVIISVIAYMKLLGWGDVAAIAIICVSAPTPVPPSRVLPPPLLTLVYYVILVTIFMLTNFVINIIKYRKYLSKLPPKYRLLYLLMARPRKAIDVVRNPGWWYPLNLCGKYSLSFDIYLDPPDISRKVRQAIESGCLKRDDIVWVTYGLPGVPIITIAYVIALLIGDSIFY; translated from the coding sequence TTGAATATAGCATCAATTTTAGCAGCTATGGTGTTAGCAGTATTATCGGTATACGATATCAAGTTTAGAGAGCTTCCACCCAAGCTGGTGGCTTCCTCTATATTATTGTTAGGGTTGCTAAGACTTATCGAGGGCTTTGGCCTTGACAGACGAGTTCTAGCTGTGTATGTTATATTTGACATATTTATACTCGTTATTATCAGCGTAATAGCGTACATGAAGCTTCTTGGATGGGGCGATGTTGCAGCCATAGCGATTATTTGTGTTTCAGCTCCAACTCCTGTTCCACCTTCCAGAGTCCTGCCACCCCCCTTACTTACGCTTGTATATTATGTTATACTTGTAACAATATTTATGTTAACAAATTTCGTTATAAATATAATAAAATATAGAAAATACCTTTCAAAACTGCCGCCTAAGTACAGACTGCTCTATCTACTTATGGCAAGGCCGCGAAAAGCAATAGACGTAGTAAGGAATCCTGGGTGGTGGTATCCCTTAAACCTTTGCGGAAAGTACTCGTTATCATTTGACATATATCTCGATCCTCCAGACATATCCAGAAAAGTCAGACAAGCCATAGAGAGTGGATGCCTAAAGCGTGACGACATAGTCTGGGTTACGTACGGTCTTCCGGGAGTGCCAATAATAACAATAGCGTATGTAATCGCACTTCTTATAGGCGATAGTATTTTCTACTAG
- the deoC gene encoding deoxyribose-phosphate aldolase — MKLSRQLDPCIFSTSEIAARIDHAVLRPWSTRDELERAIEELERLNLRCLILSPTLLYEARSLTRKCLGAVAGFPYGYHTVEAKIKEVEDLIAMGADEIDFVANLQLALLGKMNQYVNEIKAVTTICRDANLKCKIIVEAPALSPLLLQKVVAAIVESTEPDYIKTSTGFGPRHTILDDVILIDRVLREKNVRSRIGIKAAGGIRQGLQASILLQLGADIIGTSTPSKIIESYKEACAK; from the coding sequence ATGAAGCTATCCCGACAGCTTGATCCATGCATTTTCTCTACCAGTGAAATCGCCGCACGAATAGATCACGCAGTGCTCCGACCTTGGAGCACAAGAGACGAGTTAGAACGCGCAATAGAAGAACTAGAAAGACTCAACCTTAGGTGTCTTATACTAAGCCCAACACTCCTCTATGAGGCTAGAAGCCTTACAAGAAAATGCCTAGGAGCAGTCGCTGGCTTCCCTTATGGATATCATACTGTAGAAGCAAAGATAAAAGAGGTTGAAGACCTAATAGCTATGGGTGCCGACGAAATAGATTTTGTAGCAAATCTCCAATTAGCCTTGCTCGGAAAAATGAACCAGTACGTAAATGAAATAAAGGCAGTAACGACCATATGTAGGGATGCAAACCTTAAGTGCAAGATAATAGTTGAAGCCCCTGCTCTATCACCATTGTTACTCCAGAAAGTCGTAGCGGCAATAGTTGAAAGTACTGAGCCCGATTACATTAAGACGAGCACAGGATTCGGGCCTAGGCATACAATACTAGACGATGTAATACTCATAGACAGAGTACTAAGAGAAAAGAATGTGCGATCGCGAATCGGTATAAAGGCTGCAGGCGGTATAAGACAGGGACTGCAGGCCTCAATACTGCTACAGCTCGGTGCAGATATCATAGGAACTAGTACTCCTTCAAAGATAATTGAAAGCTATAAGGAGGCTTGTGCAAAATAG
- a CDS encoding archaellin/type IV pilin N-terminal domain-containing protein, with the protein MRALSPILSAVILVMATIAAGVIVYQYFMSVVNSAASKPILYVSNAQYIDTIKKIFITIYNSGPKTITIDSAEIFCTNNNSKTVNISETINVDHSKTIIVDIGGDCVPSYIVLNYSDSTGRSYSSNPIRIS; encoded by the coding sequence ATGAGAGCACTCTCACCCATATTATCAGCAGTAATACTTGTTATGGCAACTATTGCTGCGGGAGTAATAGTATACCAATACTTTATGAGCGTTGTAAATAGCGCAGCATCAAAGCCAATTCTCTATGTAAGCAATGCCCAATACATCGATACTATAAAGAAAATATTTATAACAATCTACAATTCGGGGCCAAAAACAATAACCATAGATAGTGCCGAAATATTTTGTACAAATAATAATTCAAAAACAGTTAATATTTCAGAAACAATAAACGTTGATCATTCAAAAACGATAATAGTAGATATCGGCGGCGATTGCGTGCCATCATATATAGTACTAAATTATAGCGATAGTACGGGACGAAGTTATTCATCAAATCCAATAAGAATTTCTTAA
- the radA gene encoding DNA repair and recombination protein RadA: MSKKEIRSITDLPGVGPATANKLIEAGYGTLEAIAVATPQELSAAAGIPLTTAQRIIKAAREALDIRFKTALEIKKERLTARKITTGSRNLDDLLGGGIETRIITEFFGEFGSGKTQICHQLAVNVQLPQEKGGLSTSDNVAKAVYIDTEGTFRWERIENMAKRWGLDPDQVMANIYYIRAINSDHQMAIVDELFNLVPKENIKLVIVDSVTSHFRAEYPGRENLAPRQQKLNRHLHQLARLAEVYDLAVVITNQVMARPDVFYGDPTQAVGGHVLGHAPGVRVQLRKSRGNKRIARVIDAPHLPEGEAVFVITDYGIADPED; this comes from the coding sequence ATGAGCAAAAAAGAAATCCGCTCAATAACCGACCTACCAGGCGTAGGACCGGCTACTGCTAACAAGCTCATAGAAGCTGGTTATGGCACGCTTGAAGCAATAGCGGTGGCAACTCCACAGGAGCTAAGCGCTGCAGCAGGCATACCGCTGACAACTGCACAGCGGATAATAAAGGCGGCAAGAGAAGCTCTTGACATTAGGTTCAAAACCGCGCTAGAAATAAAGAAAGAAAGACTCACAGCTAGAAAGATAACGACCGGTAGTCGGAACCTAGATGATCTCCTAGGGGGAGGTATTGAGACAAGAATAATAACTGAATTCTTCGGCGAATTCGGCAGCGGTAAGACACAGATATGTCACCAACTCGCAGTAAACGTGCAGCTTCCTCAGGAGAAAGGAGGGCTAAGCACTTCCGACAACGTAGCTAAGGCAGTATATATAGATACTGAGGGCACATTCCGCTGGGAAAGAATAGAAAATATGGCAAAAAGGTGGGGTCTTGACCCGGATCAAGTCATGGCTAACATATACTACATCCGAGCAATTAACAGTGATCACCAGATGGCAATTGTGGACGAACTCTTCAATCTTGTGCCGAAAGAGAATATAAAACTTGTAATAGTGGACTCGGTCACGAGCCACTTCAGAGCCGAGTATCCTGGGAGAGAGAACCTAGCACCACGGCAACAGAAACTGAACCGTCACTTGCACCAACTTGCACGGTTAGCCGAGGTATATGATCTTGCAGTAGTGATAACTAATCAAGTAATGGCACGGCCAGATGTATTCTATGGTGACCCCACGCAAGCAGTAGGAGGGCACGTCTTAGGCCATGCTCCAGGTGTACGTGTACAATTAAGAAAAAGCAGAGGTAATAAGAGAATAGCAAGAGTAATAGACGCTCCTCACTTACCGGAAGGAGAAGCTGTATTCGTTATTACTGATTACGGAATAGCAGATCCAGAGGACTAA